aatttttttttttgtagttgagttaaataatttctaatagtaaagaaagaatgaaaatcattgggatcaaaatgaagaaatctagaattgatataaaattttccagccataaataaaaccaaataattttCAATGAAGAATTATCTCTATTTCTCAGAATGGGAAAATGACAAACATATATTTactaaagaagacatacaaaaaaacaaaatcctgaAACTTTTATGACAAGGAAAGAAACCATTCCTTTTCCTTGGTGTCTCTTGTTCTTTAACACTGCAGGAACAGCATATGCCTTCTTTGAGACATTCTTGGACGATCCTGCACAAGGAGCACAGTACAGCTAAGACAAGGTGGAATAGACAAGAAGGCTACAGTGGAGAGTAGAGAACAAGCCAGGGAAGGAACACAGAGGACAGCATGAAGATAGATAATGTAGCTCAGGAAATACAACTTGCTCTTTAAGCTCAAGAACTACAGTCTGTAGGAGGGTCCTAATTTGTCTCATCCACTTTTGCATCACTAGCAATTGGAACAGTGCCTGACTCAAAACAGGCATCTAGTAAGATGTTGAAAcaatcaatgaatgaatatatcTACATGGAACTCTGGGAGTTTTAGTTAGATGATCCCTTTGTAGTCTGTGGTTTATCCCACATAGCAGTGGATGTCCTCTGGCACCTACCACatgaaattccattttattttgtgctCCCAAGCCTAGGTGAGAAGAAAGAAGCCCTTCTTCTGCCAATGAGACATTGTAAAACAAACCATCTTCTGATGAACATAAATCTCAGGCTTTTGTCCTGCAGACTGTGATAACAGCTGGTAATCATACCTTATAAGTTCTTAAGTATTCCAGATTTCCTTCTCCTACCATCTCCATGGGAGCTGAGAGACCCTCTTGAATAAGTACAGTTCTTTGAATACTCTGTTTTCCATCAGAAAATCACATCAACTGAAATCCAGGTCAGTGTCCTGCCTTGGAGCTCTCTTTCCTGATGACCACACTAGGAATGACCTTTCCCGCAAGAAGAGAATCCCTACAATTATCCATGGATCTTCACTTGATCCTTACATGCCTCTACTGCAGGAACAATCAACATTTCCCTAGGAGATGTGTGTACACTTAGAGTCAGGGCTACTATCACCTAATAGCTGCTCACTGTGATTTGGCAAGTTGATGATCCAACCAATATTTGGCAACATATCTTAAAAATTCTAGTCAATGTTCTACTGACTcctgtgtgccaccttgccctaTACCCtatctctcttatttttcagATACTGCCTCTGTTCTGATGAACACTCCACATCTGCAGAGAGAAATTAAAGCTGAGTATAGCAGCTTTGCTAGTACCTTATCTATTCTGGAGACCATAAATGGTTTCTTGACAAAGGCAATTCGAGCATCTGTGTTCAGAGCAAGAAATTCCTGCACCTCTTCACTGTTAGCGATTTCAGGAATGGCACAGAGTTGCTGCAAAATTAAgacagaaggattttagagaaaTTCCAGTTCCTAGATCTCTCTGCCTTGGCTTGGGTGGGCAGGAGTCAGAATGAGGGCAAAGACAAAAATGATACTAACCTTGAGGAATGATTCCAGAAGGCTCTTTCGGGCTTCCACTCTGTCACTATCCATGTTGCCAAATGGAAGATCTGGAAAGAGCTTTTTAGGACCTTTCACatctccaaaataaaacaaaaatacctcCTTTATTTAACATTCATAGAGAGTTACCCTATATAAAAgagttattgaatattttttttctgacatttttttttttaatttcaggagTTCCAAATATGCTCCCAGGATGTAATATACAGAATCTACTCCCACTACTAATATAAAGAGACCAATTGATATAGTTAGAAGAGAGGGCTTTGAAGTTCGATCGATCAGTTTTGGGGCTCCAATCCCTAGTATAATGATGACTGCAGGAAAATTGCATaatctttctgtaactttgtcttttttctgtaaaaggaaGATGATGGTATCTATCTCATAGGCTATTAAGAGGATTAAATTAACTAACAAGAGAACCTGATCCATGTATTCAAGCTTGATTCAGTATTAGCTATTGttactaagaaagaaaataaacaattatgCCCAtagttattaatatatttatttggaccagaatcagcatttttttaaaaaacaaagtaaccAGTGACTAGCTCATATTTATAGTTGAGTTTTATTACACTTTCTTATTTTCCCTGGGCCTTGGAAATGTCAAACAGCACACAAAAGGCCTGGTTGTTAAAGGAAAGGAAGTGACATGAATTtctgtataatattttaatatttaaaagtgaataaTCTATTTTCTGGAAAAGTTATAATGTCTCACTCTATCTTATGGGCACAGATAGAAATTTGAATGCATTTAGCAGCAAAGGACTACCTCAGAAAGAATGTAATCAGAGCTGTCTAGCACAAAACCCTCAAACTTTCAAAGCAAATTTGGGGAAGAACATCAATGCTGTGTTATCCTCTCCACAAACCCATAGGCTACCAATCATTCAGTTTAGTGTGGCTAGATGTGAAAAGCAAGCAGCCAGTCAGGGACTGGGCAATTCCTAACTTTTGATGAACTTTCGTAGATCTGGTTTCTCCTCCAGGCGGGTCTGCAGGTTCAAGAATTCCCGGTATCGGCGGTTCACAGTGTGGTAGGCCAGCTGCTGCAGGGCACTGCTGTTCTCACTGTTAAAAGCTGTCTCATACTGTTGAAGGAACAGATTTATTGACAGAATCAGCCAGGTTTAGGCAATCTTCTATTCTGGATttaatgaaaacatgttcaatgGCTACACAGTAATAGCACAGTAGGGATAAAGGGAGGGAGATATTCCTATTCTTTTATAGAACCTAACACATCTGATTGCTGCCCTGGGTTGAAATGAATAACTCAAACTCCAAGGAAGCTGAACTGAAGAATGAGTTCCTAATATATGTGGCCCAGAATGTCAGAAATGAAtttcattcctccctccctcaaatATTTACTTTATCTACAAAAATGGCTACATCACTATTATTCAAATCTCAAAAGGTGAGTATAAAACAGAAGGCATAACACCTATAAAAAATGCTAACTCTATCACCCCTAAATTACAAACTGGACCTTATTAAGGGGAAAACCATTTTGCTTTTATACTCATTCAGGGATGATTTCTATTAATTGGGGGAAGAACAAATAATTCCAAACAATGAACATAAATCATTTGTTTGCGTGCAATGAATTAAAAGAACATGTGTTTTAGTTTTGCTCTGGATAGATTAATCTTCCTAGTTGTTATTTTTAGGGGTTAAAAAATTTTTCCCCCTAAGCACATGACATATGTAttagaagttttttttcccccctaagcACATGACATATGTATTAGAAGTCAAGTGATGACTGGAGATGTTGTTAAAGTCTGTTGCCTTTGAATGCTTGGAGGGCTTGTATGTGGAATGATGACTAGTTTTTGTATGTTCCCAGAAAAGTGAGCACCGTGAACAACATGAAAGCTATGACTCAATACAGAGGAAAACTTTGTCTCTGACAGAGTAGTTAAGATACAAGGAACTGTTATGCTTGCTCTTTTTAGGAATAGACTAATTATGAGTAGGTTATTATTGTTTGGTATATTACTATATTGTGGCAAGTGATAGAAAAAACTATCCCATTGTTGGTAGGACTTGGtggtattttaaacttttttatagcTAGAGAAGCAGGGGTACTCACTATGAATTGAAGAGAGAAAGTAAGTTCCTGAGACCAGTACTCAGAAATAAAGACACAGGTAGAATTCAGGGGAGGGCTCTCAGAGAAACTAGGAGTTGTAATCTTTCTGAGGAATATTCTGCTTATTGGGGGACAATATTCAATACTGATGTGTTCACTTCTATCATACAAACTAAAACTGGTTTACAATCAGAAAGTAAAATAACTTTGAAATCAAGTTAAAATCATAGTTACATTATGTCCTTTTGAAAATCTAAGGCCAATCTCAAACTATTCATAATTGACTATATTATTTTGTTGCTCATTTTCCACCTTACCCTTTTTTCAGTGATAATTGAAGTAGGTAGTAACTGGTGTCAAAATTTAGCAATAACAAAAACAGTAAGTGGGAGAAAGATTATGACTTAATAATTCTCTCCATTAAATTTTCTGCtaatgaagaggaaaaataattgttGTTTAATATCAGTGTTAGAATATATCATAAATAGAAGATGGAAGAATCAGAAGCTGACGCCTATTTGTGAGAAAGGTGCATGTCATTGGGACATATGGAATTAGAACAAAAAGGCAGGCAAAATGTTTACATCTGTCCTTTGAGACTAGCCAGAGTTATTACATGACAGATGTCTATACTTGTAAAACTTGTCTATTTTATAAggagtgtttgtgtgtatgtataaatatatgtacttGCATGTTTATGATTCTGTTGTCTTAACTTCAAAATGTCttgttaattttcaaaatgctgtTATGATGCAACTGAGTTCAGCAGATTAGGGAAGGCCCTTTTCCTATTAACAGGACTGGGATTTTGAGGATGAGAGTGTTAGCAGTATCCAGGTACATGCCTTATGGAAGTTTTTGGACTCAATGAGAAAAGCAAggaaaaagcaagtaaaatacAACAGATAGGGTCTTGCCCAGGAATTCTTTTTCCAAACTTCTTCCCTGCTACATTCTTCTTAAAAAATACTAGTATCATTTGAACTTTGTTTTTGGAAGGCAGATTATTTACCTCAGAAGATAGGAATTTTTTTATTCCTGAAGACATTTAAGCACAAACTTGGAAACTATTTGGAAGAGATAATAATAAAGGAAGCTGCTTAGAGAAGCTGATTCCCTCCAAATAGCTTGAAGTCAAGGTGTCTTCACGTTGCCTGgaaagtcttatttttaaaatatatagaaccCTGGACTCTACTTTGGACATTCTCCTTCAGAAATTGTCAGGGTCTATCAGAATCAGTGTATTTAAAAAGCAGCCCAAGTGATTCTGAGGTACAGCCAAGATTGGAAACTAGGGTAAAACCCTGAGCTTCTAGATTATTTGTATAGGAATAGGGTAAGAGCCTACTCTGCCTTACAAATTAGCTTCAGGCCATTCACATAcagatgtttgttgaattaaACATAGCAAACTAAAAGTCATCTCCTGAGAGAACATTACATTTGCTGACTCTGATTTCTGATTACATTTCCAGCCCATGGTGGGTACCTGTAGCTTGAATTCTGTTACCTTTACAGTGTAGAGTGTATACGGGTGAAATCCAGTGCCACTGTGCTCTCGGGCAGTAATGGTACCAGTGATACGAAGGTTCTGGATGACAACTGGGCCATCTGGACTGCTCAGGGGCTCAAAGCTGAAAGTGGTTGAGCTGAGAGGACCAGGTGGAGAGGAAGAAAGTGGAACTGATGGCAGAGTTGGATCAAGGGAGCTCATATCATTGATGAGATCCTTATTATCTAAGCACGAGGGTCGCAGGGGCTGAATCTTTTTTGGCTCCTCCAACAAAGCTGTAAGAGAGGTGTCATCTCCTTGCTCTACCTCCTTGTCTGCTGTGTCAATTTGGATCTCTGGGCAGGAGTTCAGCATGGAGACCAGCAGGCCTGTTTCTGTCCCTGACCCCTCCTCAGTCTCTGCTCCTTCATTGCCCTCGGATCCCTCACCTTCCTTTTGTTCCAGAGCCTCGGAATCCTCTAAGGCACATAGGGCATCCTGGATCCGGTCAGAGAGGAAGTTGCCTGGGGTCATGAGCATGATAGTTTCTTTGCTCAGTTCAGACAGTGGAGACTCCAGTTCTGAGTCTTCACATAAGAACAGGGGGCCTCGAATATCTGGCTGTAGGAAATGAGATGAGTTGTttcctacttttctttcttcaaggaTCCCAGCCATATCTGCCTCTACAGCTTCATGGCCTTCTTCAATCTCTGGGGAAGGGCCTGGCTCACTACAGTTTAGGAGCACAGAGGCTTCTATTGGAGAAGGGGCTCTTCGTTCTGGCAGACTTTCCACCTCAACAATCAGTGGTAGAGATGTGGGCACTGAGTGCTGTTCCAAGGAACTGGGTGGGAAGAgtgatttatctatttttgttgaATCATTTCTGGCCTTGGAAAAGATACCCACAAGTAAAAGGTGAATCCAGTCAGGATCTGACAGCTTGCTGATCAATGGTAAGATTACATTGCAAGTAATGAGTTCAACCACCACATGGCGTCCAGTTCTAGTCTCCAAGTGGGGCTTGGGCACCAGCCCTTGAAGTAATAAATTCACAATGCCACGGGTATAGGTGACCTCTGTACTAGGATTGTGCATAGCAGGATGTGGGGCAGTAACCTGGCAATAAGCCTCCCAGAGCTGGGAAGGCTGGACTGGACCACTCTGCTTCTCTATAAAGGTCTCCTTTGCCTGAATGTAGCTCTGCAGGTGACAACCACAGAGAGTCATAACTCTCTGGGCAAGAGCACGACTGTTCACCATACCCATCCTCCTCCGAAGTTCCTGCACCAACCCTTTCATAGCCGCCTCCATCTCTTCCTCAAAGGCTGGCTCCTGGCTCACTGAACGATACCAGGATAACACAAAATCTCGAATAATCATTTGGATGGTGCTGTTGATCTCCTGCTCCAACTGCCTTTCTGCCTCAGGGCATGGAGGGCAGGTGGCCACTGGGATGAACCTTTCCAGGTGTAGTCGACCTGAAAGCCCCAAAATGGAGCTGGAGCCTACCCATCCTCCCAGCACCACTAGCAACGCTGAGAGAAGACACAGAAGCCACACGTTAACCAGAAGGTGGATAACTAGAAGCCAGCCAAGTAAGATCCCCACAATCATCAGCTTCCGGCTACCCCACAGATTATTTAAATTACGTAAAGACTGGGCAGAGGTCTCCTGGATAGGGGACACTGTGTTGGCCTCCATGGCTGAACGGCTCAGGTAGCTTCCCCCCAGATGACAGCCCTCTATTTTACTTAAGTATCAGGAAAGGAGGCAGGTACTGTGTTCCAGATACAAGAAAACTGGGGTTCTCTACAGAGAACCGGCAGGGACTTCGGGCCCTTGAAGTCCTACAGGCGCTGCAAAGCGACAGCTGCAGCTCTGCTTCTCCCCGTCACTACTGTCAACAGAACACTCCAACTAGCCGCTTCCAGCGGAGATGCAGTTTCCGAGGAAAGCTCTGCGGCCTTCATAGTGCCCCAGGCGGAGCGCCTCTCTGCAGCCTCAGAGAGGGCGGTGCAGGGCCGGCTGGGTCCCACACTCACTTACAAACGCCGGTGCTGCGGCCGGCCGGGGGCGGGTCACACGTCGCCAGGGGCCCCGCGTCCAGTCTGAGACTCCGCCTGGAGTGGACTCATTGGGGTTCCCGCCGACAGCCTCAGCCCGCAGCCACCGCAGGCTAGGGCGGCTAGGGCGACCGTGTTCTGCAGCGCCGACTGTGCCAGGGCTGCCGGCCGGCCAGCAGCCGGCGACAACTTCCGGGTCGTGACGGGCAGGAGCGAGGCATGCTGGGAGAGCGGCTGCAAGCGCCGGGAGAAGCGGCTCTGCAAGGTGCCCCCTGGTGGTAAGAAGCCGTTGTGACGGTCGGTCTCCACACCTGAGAGCTGCAAAACTTGTGCTCCCCAAGAGAGGACAAAAATTCCATGTGTCACTAAACCACTGTGGCCATGAGGCAGTGACTCGCACGCTCAGATTTCTAGCGTCTTTAAGGCGAGTTGCAGCTCcagttttttcaattttgtttgcAAACACCCCTTATACTTATGCACATTCTTGATCCCGCTTATTTTAATCCCATGGGGTCATATTTCATGGGCCTCTTGGATTAAAAAAGTTCACCCCCTTTCTTCTGAACCACTCTCATTCACACTGAATCCCTAATTCACAGCCTACCTCACTTGTTCTCAATAATTGAAAAATACAAGTCATAAAATATGATACAGGgacaaatttattcttttaattctatGTACTGCATTATGAAATCAAATTTGTGTTTTGGGGTTATTTGCTAATGTCATTGCTCAAACAGTTATATATTTTGAGCATTTGCTATGTTTAGGTGCTATGATAGGTAgtttagggaaatacaaatgatcCTTGTCCTCAAGACCCTTGTAGCTAATTGAGTAAATGACTACCTTGAacataaatagatatttaattaTACACATCAGTATGTGATATGGTAACTTGCAAAATATTACAGGTATTCAGAGGAAGGAAAGATCATGGTTGGTTGCAAAGGTCAAGGAGAATTTAAATCTAGAAATTTTTATGTTCGTTTGGTGTGAAGCCAATTTCCTTCCACACCTTGGCCCTTCGGAATGCTGTCTGTAATGTggctatcctttttattttggcataGAGTATATATCATTTGCATAAAACTGGTATGGTTGCCCATCTCCAGCATTCTCTATGTTGTTAGCAGCCTTTTGTCATTATAGAATTTACTTTCTAGATGTAAAGGAAAATCTTCTGGCCAATTCCAATAAAAACTGTGCCAACAAGAAGCATATTTCAGCTTGTTCTCTCATTTCCATTTCTAGTGTTGGtgcaaaaattctttttaatacaACCATCATTTATATGTGAGGCATGGTTTATAGCTAACCACTTCTAATGCAAATGGCGCAACTTTGGATGGAGGTCTCCGTTAAGCTGATTGGGAATCTCCCTTAAATCCCAGAATGTCGGTCCACATTCCACAGTATACTCCACTTCAGTGCCACTCTCCTTCctgtggaaaaggaaagagaagtgaACACTgactctctttccctttccagaCCATGCCATTGTTCTCAGGAACAATTAGATGATGTCAGTGATGACCTGGAGAAATATCCCTGCCACCTAGTTgaggattaaaataaaaaagagaatgatgAAGGGTTTAATGATGCTGCTGCTGTAAAAATTGCATGGTGGCTCAGAGAGAAAGTTTACTCTGCAGCATGATCTGGAATGTTCAGGGCAATAAGGAACTGACCTTGTAAGTGGGCACTATGCCACCTGACCAGATGGTCTGGGGCACTGAAGTATCCAAGAGTGTCTTCCTGATTCTGAAGCGAATTTGATGGACATGCCAATGCACTTGTCATTTGGACAGGTCTGAGTTTCTGCCCAGGGGTCTGGGACAGTTCTGAGTCTCCAAACAGATTAATCACTGGGTAGAGGTGAGTCAGGACTGATgttcagtggtgtgtgtgtgtgtgtgtgtgtgtgtgtgtgtgtgtgtgtggaaaacTGTCTGTCTGGCCATACTGCTCAGTTTCTTGCAGAGTCCCTCCTTCTCTTATCATTTCTCAAAACATTAACAGCATAATGCCAGATTGGTAGGAATAATAAGATAAATAAGACACAGTTATTCATCTCAAGGGACTCTCAGGCTAGTTAAAAGAGAGACAAATAGAGAAATGTAATTAAGCATGATCTCAAGTTTTATGTGGTGTGCTACTATAGTTGCCAATAGAAGAATGTACAATAAAAAAGGAACTCAAAGGAGGGATGGTAAACCAGGGAATTGAATAGTTCGCAGAAAGTTTACTCATAAGTTGGTAAATGCAAGAGAAGTAAGTGTATTTTAGGAAAATGTAGGGTAGAAAGTGCAGAGGCAAAGGGTGGGTACAGCATACATGTGAGAACAGTCAGGGACAATGAGAGAAAATGGCAGTGTGACAAGAGGCCAAGCTGGAATCAGTCCATGCCACACAttaattttctcttgaaaatagaaaacagagtaaCCTAATGAAGAGAGTTTCAGTGATGGATCAGGTGAGTGGAGAAAAAGTGATGGTGCAGAATTATTTGCTAATAAGGATTGAGGGCAGGCTGAGATTAGAGGTCATGCTTTTGTAGTGGTGCAATATACATTGTTGAGTTGTTTTCTCCTGAGATATTTAGTGTCCTCAATATAGGAAAGATACAAGCAGGAGACTGGTAAATTACCATGTTGTGAGTATCAATGTAGATGAAGAGAAGTAAGTGGTTAGAATGTTGACATCCCCAAAGGAAAGGTGCTAAAATTGAAAATCATGGTGTCTAGGTgtcataaaaaggaaataaagccaggagaaagatgaaaaattgtgaaAACAGGGTTTAGTGATCTGGAAGTGGAGTGAACAAGACAGAAGAACAAAGGTTTGTGGTTGGAGATTAGGCCGTTGGCTCCTATGTTAGCTTCATCTGGCTGCTCTACCAAATTGCCACCAACTAGTGACTTACAGCAacctaaatttattctcttacagttctggaagtctGGAATGAGTTGTCAGAGACATGCCTCTTCTGAAGGGAAAATCtgttttcttgttctttccaGCTTCTGGAGGCTACCTTTGGCTCATGTCCCCACATTACACTGATCTCTGTTGTCACATCTCTTTCTCTGACCCTGATGCTCCTGTCTCTGACCTAAAAGTTCCTTTATTATTATACTGGGTTCTCCTGTACAATCCAGTATAATTTTCACATCTCAATACCCTTAACTTAATCAAATCTACAGTTTTAGCCAAGTAAAATTACAGAGTCACAGGTGCCGAGGGTTAGGTGCAGGCAGGCAGCGCTTGGGAGGGAGCACTACAGAGCTTAGGTAGTTAGATGTTTTTGATGATTAAGTCTGGTTGTGGCCAAATAATAATCTCCCGAAGTAGGTTCCAGATAATGTGTTAGGCTTGAGCAAGGAACGTTGCGTCTGCATGTTTGAGAAGGATGGTCTTCCAGAGCCTGGAAGTCATGTTAGGGAGGATGGTGATCTTGGGACAAAGGTTCTCAACGAATGAGAACGACCAGGAGGTTGAAGGACGATGAAGTAAGCGTAAAAGATGCTGGCAATACCAACACAGTAGGAGGAAGTTTTCTATGAGTCCCAAAATGAATGATCTGAAGGAAACCCTAGGATGTTGCCAAGAGCATTTCCACATCTTGCCTTAGACACAGTGATGGGGAATAAACGGCCACCAGAGGGCAGCAGAGAGCACAGCAGCTTAAGGGGACATTTGCCTGGGGCTTGTTCCTCTGCTCCTGAATTCTTACTTTCATCTTATTCATTCGACAAGGATGAAGCTAGTTATTAGGAATTCAAAGATAGTCTTTATATAGTTTCTTTTCTGAATTCACAATCTACTATTAGAGGTAGATCTTGACACAATGAAAAAGTAGTATAATAGAAATATGCCAAAATGTTGCACAGAAGAGATGTCATTTGAATCGGCCTTGAAGGATGGGTTAAATATCCTATGAATAAGAGAGGAATGGGTCATTCTGGGAAGGAGGAAAACATTTGGAATTCTGCATAAGCTCCTGTGTTAGTTTACTAGGGCTCATAACAAAATTCTACAGACAGAGGGGTTTAAACATCAGcaatttctcacagttctaaaggctggaagtccaagatctagGTGTTCATAGGTTTGATTCCCTCCTTGGCTTGCAGGTGATCACCCTGTCACTGTGTCCTTGCAGGGTCTTTTTTCTCTGCACAGGCATTtctattgtcttttttctttcataaaagtcATGTGGGTTTATGCCCCGATCTTATGACCCTGTTTAACCTTAATTACTTTTTATGTGTCTCatttccaaatatagtcacattctgtGCTGTACTGGATGTTAGGACTTCAATAAGTGAATTTTGAAGGAACAGGACTCAGTCCATAATGGTTCCTTTCTAGTTGTGGGTGTTGTGAATGACCATGTTTTGATTATCAGAGTACtgtaaaaaaaagatgataactTAGTTTCCAATACTTGTTTTAAGAGATCTAGGATTAACTTTCACACTAGGCCTTATAACTTATTAAGTTCCCTGGATGACCCTCCCACTAAAGAACAACTAGGTATTAAAGATTAAACACCTTGTGATGAATTAATATATTCATGAGAGGATTCAAAGTAGGCAAGGAGTCCAAGATACACTTATCTTATCTGCAAACAAACCTGAACAAGACAGACAACCAACTCTGAGAAGAGTGGGAGAGGGAATTGTGAGTAGTGAGTAGTGGGCAGATGAAAGGGTTAAGGTGGCCCCAGGGACGGATGCCTTACCAGAACCACAATCTGCTCTGAGGCTTGCTTTAGCAGGGGGAAAGTGTAATTAAGCTCCTGAATTCTATTTTGAGCCACAACCTTGGGTTGGGGGTGTTGAAGAGATCCTAGATCGGTGGAAGCTCCTGAAATACATATaaatcatttctggaaaaaaatattattttaagaccATGAAATAATACAATGTGAACTACAAATTCAAGGTCTTCAAATATATAGGAAGGCAAGCTAGGATGAGtgagaattaggaaaaaaataaataaataacagatttaGACTACCAGGACCCTGGATATAGAAATTGTCTGatactaaatataaaaatctgtGTAAGAACTCCAGAGGAGTAAAACTCAAACAGGACCTAGCATTAACAGCTTGCCAAAGATAGCCAGACAGTTTCAAAATGTAGCCAGATGGAACCTCTGTAAATGAAAATATGACTACTGATATGAAAAAtcttaatagatattttaaatagttgATTGCatatggaggaagaaaaaaattattgaccTGGAGTTTTGGTTGAAAGAAATTACTGAGAATGTAGCTTGCAGAGCCAGGGGATAGAGTATATGAAAGACAAATTAAGATAAATggacaatagaataaaaattctaatatatatataaaagagattCAGGGGGAGGTAATAGAATGGATAagaagtaaacatttaaaatgtttttggcagagaattttctaaaattaacattaaaacataaaatcacAGATTTGGAAAGCATTAACAATTTAAAGTAgatcaacaaaaccaaaagttgactggtttttaagaaaagaattgaAATTGATTTGAAgtgaagtgaaaaagaaatttgataaaaatattaagtctgaaaacatacataattatatatacttaGATTAAAAACATAACTTTATGGCAGCAAATTTAaactctagataaaatataagtatttttaGAAAAGCATGTTATGAAATAATCTCAAGAAGAATTGGGACATCTGAATAAATATGTGTCAATTAAgcaattaa
This portion of the Ictidomys tridecemlineatus isolate mIctTri1 chromosome 4, mIctTri1.hap1, whole genome shotgun sequence genome encodes:
- the Snx19 gene encoding sorting nexin-19 isoform X1 encodes the protein MEANTVSPIQETSAQSLRNLNNLWGSRKLMIVGILLGWLLVIHLLVNVWLLCLLSALLVVLGGWVGSSSILGLSGRLHLERFIPVATCPPCPEAERQLEQEINSTIQMIIRDFVLSWYRSVSQEPAFEEEMEAAMKGLVQELRRRMGMVNSRALAQRVMTLCGCHLQSYIQAKETFIEKQSGPVQPSQLWEAYCQVTAPHPAMHNPSTEVTYTRGIVNLLLQGLVPKPHLETRTGRHVVVELITCNVILPLISKLSDPDWIHLLLVGIFSKARNDSTKIDKSLFPPSSLEQHSVPTSLPLIVEVESLPERRAPSPIEASVLLNCSEPGPSPEIEEGHEAVEADMAGILEERKVGNNSSHFLQPDIRGPLFLCEDSELESPLSELSKETIMLMTPGNFLSDRIQDALCALEDSEALEQKEGEGSEGNEGAETEEGSGTETGLLVSMLNSCPEIQIDTADKEVEQGDDTSLTALLEEPKKIQPLRPSCLDNKDLINDMSSLDPTLPSVPLSSSPPGPLSSTTFSFEPLSSPDGPVVIQNLRITGTITAREHSGTGFHPYTLYTVKYETAFNSENSSALQQLAYHTVNRRYREFLNLQTRLEEKPDLRKFIKNVKGPKKLFPDLPFGNMDSDRVEARKSLLESFLKQLCAIPEIANSEEVQEFLALNTDARIAFVKKPFMVSRIDKMVVNAIVDTLKTAFPRSEPQSPTEELSEAENESKSQTEGKKASKSRLRFSSSKISPALSVNEVHEKILYCLQERNVESEILSMSGMESFIEKQTKLLEMQPTEVPVKDPEQISKDYVGDCLSGTTMLSQDLSSSDAGTETELADTALNLILLLLMKQWKWLCTENMQKFLHLIFGTLIQRWLEVQVANLTCPQHWVQYLRLLRESIWPGGVLPKFPRPVRTQEQKVATEKQALQSLMGVLPDYLIEILGVNKCQLSWSLVLESLQQPLINRHLIYCLGDIIIEFLNLSASDEESASNTSASDTPGIPKRMGVSS
- the Snx19 gene encoding sorting nexin-19 isoform X2, whose translation is MEANTVSPIQETSAQSLRNLNNLWGSRKLMIVGILLGWLLVIHLLVNVWLLCLLSALLVVLGGWVGSSSILGLSGRLHLERFIPVATCPPCPEAERQLEQEINSTIQMIIRDFVLSWYRSVSQEPAFEEEMEAAMKGLVQELRRRMGMVNSRALAQRVMTLCGCHLQSYIQAKETFIEKQSGPVQPSQLWEAYCQVTAPHPAMHNPSTEVTYTRGIVNLLLQGLVPKPHLETRTGRHVVVELITCNVILPLISKLSDPDWIHLLLVGIFSKARNDSTKIDKSLFPPSSLEQHSVPTSLPLIVEVESLPERRAPSPIEASVLLNCSEPGPSPEIEEGHEAVEADMAGILEERKVGNNSSHFLQPDIRGPLFLCEDSELESPLSELSKETIMLMTPGNFLSDRIQDALCALEDSEALEQKEGEGSEGNEGAETEEGSGTETGLLVSMLNSCPEIQIDTADKEVEQGDDTSLTALLEEPKKIQPLRPSCLDNKDLINDMSSLDPTLPSVPLSSSPPGPLSSTTFSFEPLSSPDGPVVIQNLRITGTITAREHSGTGFHPYTLYTVKYETAFNSENSSALQQLAYHTVNRRYREFLNLQTRLEEKPDLRKFIKNVKGPKKLFPDLPFGNMDSDRVEARKSLLESFLKQLCAIPEIANSEEVQEFLALNTDARIAFVKKPFMVSRIDKMVVNAIVDTLKTAFPRSEPQSPTEELSEAENESKSQTEGKKASKSRLRFSSSKISPALSVNEVHEKILYCLQERNVESEILSMSGMESFIEKQTKLLEMQPTEVPVKDPEQISKDYVGDCLSGTTMLSQDLSSSDAGTETELADTALNLILLLLMKQWKWLCTENMQKFLHLIFGTLIQRWLEVQVANLTCPQHWVQYLRLLRESIWPGGVLPKFPRPVRTQEQKVATEKQALQSLMGVLPDYLIEILGVNKCQLSWSLVLESLQQPLINSRNFLHLRLDLSKFKGGSKDNEGERWKEIREYYSS